In a single window of the Terrirubrum flagellatum genome:
- a CDS encoding MarR family transcriptional regulator: MPAHPTVGFLLHDSARLMRKRFEQRARAFGLSRSQWQLIAALKHNEGIQQGALADLMDIEPITLVRLLDRSQKAGLVERRPDPKDRRAWRLFLTEEAHPMLEIMQGIGAATREEAMNSLSEEDRAHLFRILEVVRGNLADACSRPAETEEFEAEHA, translated from the coding sequence ATGCCGGCCCACCCCACGGTCGGCTTCCTGCTGCACGACAGCGCCCGGCTGATGCGCAAGCGCTTCGAGCAACGCGCCCGCGCCTTCGGGCTGTCGCGCTCGCAATGGCAGCTCATCGCGGCGCTGAAGCACAATGAGGGCATCCAGCAGGGCGCTCTCGCTGATCTCATGGATATCGAGCCGATCACGCTCGTCCGGCTGCTGGACCGCAGCCAGAAGGCGGGCCTGGTCGAGCGCAGGCCCGATCCGAAGGACCGCCGCGCCTGGCGGCTGTTCCTGACGGAAGAGGCCCATCCCATGCTGGAGATCATGCAGGGGATCGGCGCCGCGACCCGGGAAGAGGCGATGAACAGCCTGTCCGAAGAAGATCGCGCGCATCTCTTTAGGATTTTGGAAGTGGTGCGCGGTAATCTGGCGGACGCCTGCTCGCGTCCTGCCGAGACAGAAGAGTTTGAGGCGGAGCATGCGTGA
- a CDS encoding HlyD family secretion protein — protein MREKAIEDANEVSASAPTEAAAPAGGAKIHELPTAKAQPAPDRAPPRPAPANDAPPPAPVAPAPKPAAKSGALRRILLLLGPVALIAAALGFYLLGGRTVSTDNAYVKADKLNIATEVAGKVKAIDVRENERVKRGQPIFRIDDEPYRITLAGAEAQLGSVRNEILTLQASYRQSMAQIEQAKIDVGYYDTVYNRQLDLINRKVSTQTTFDQAKHDLDASRERVVVAQRAADMILSQLGGKADEDVAKNPRVQAAQSQIDKAKRDLALTTIYAPMNGVVANVSSLQIGQYLSAAQQAVSIVGLDDVWVDANPKETDLAAVKVGAKARVTVDAYPGREWDATVASISPATGAEFSVLPAQNTSGNWIKIVQRITVRLHVDHPADGPELRSGMSANVDIATGEKRSLEGLWKSIRRTVGF, from the coding sequence ATGCGTGAGAAGGCGATCGAGGACGCGAACGAAGTTTCGGCGTCAGCTCCGACCGAGGCCGCCGCGCCTGCAGGCGGCGCCAAGATCCACGAACTGCCGACCGCCAAGGCCCAGCCGGCGCCCGATCGCGCGCCGCCGCGCCCCGCTCCCGCCAACGACGCCCCGCCGCCAGCTCCCGTTGCGCCTGCGCCAAAGCCCGCGGCGAAGAGCGGCGCGCTTCGCCGCATCCTGCTGCTGCTCGGCCCGGTGGCGCTGATCGCCGCCGCGCTCGGCTTCTATCTCCTCGGCGGCCGCACCGTCTCGACCGACAACGCCTATGTGAAGGCCGACAAGCTCAACATCGCAACCGAAGTCGCCGGCAAGGTGAAGGCGATCGACGTGCGCGAGAATGAGCGCGTAAAGCGCGGCCAGCCGATCTTCCGCATCGATGACGAGCCCTATCGCATCACGCTCGCCGGCGCCGAGGCGCAGCTCGGCTCGGTGCGCAACGAGATTCTCACGCTGCAGGCGAGCTATCGCCAGAGCATGGCGCAGATCGAGCAGGCGAAAATCGACGTCGGCTATTACGACACGGTCTATAACCGCCAGCTCGATCTTATCAATCGCAAGGTCTCCACGCAGACCACGTTCGATCAGGCGAAGCATGATCTCGACGCCTCGCGCGAACGCGTGGTCGTGGCGCAGCGCGCAGCCGACATGATCCTTTCGCAGCTTGGCGGCAAAGCCGATGAAGACGTCGCGAAGAATCCGCGCGTGCAGGCGGCGCAGTCGCAGATCGACAAGGCCAAGCGCGATCTTGCGCTGACCACGATCTACGCGCCGATGAACGGCGTCGTCGCCAATGTCAGCTCGCTGCAGATCGGCCAGTATCTCTCCGCCGCGCAGCAGGCGGTCTCGATCGTCGGGCTCGACGATGTCTGGGTCGACGCCAATCCGAAAGAAACCGATCTTGCCGCGGTGAAGGTCGGCGCCAAGGCGCGCGTCACCGTCGACGCCTATCCCGGCCGCGAATGGGACGCGACGGTCGCCAGCATCTCGCCGGCGACGGGCGCGGAATTCTCGGTGCTGCCGGCGCAGAACACATCAGGCAACTGGATCAAGATCGTGCAGCGCATCACGGTGCGCCTGCATGTCGATCATCCCGCCGACGGACCGGAGCTGCGCTCCGGCATGAGCGCGAATGTCGACATCGCGACCGGCGAGAAGCGCAGCCTCGAAGGGCTCTGGAAGAGCATCCGCCGCACGGTCGGATTCTGA
- a CDS encoding TetR/AcrR family transcriptional regulator — protein sequence MAKESLRDKILEAGLKVMFRSGYSGSGVRDIVAEAGAPQGSFTNHFRSKEAFAGAVLDRYFAHTRELVSQALDDRSLTPRARIRRYLDIIALRLEGDAYARGCLIGDLSLETSATSEALRERLAAIFLEWRQPFAACIAEAQMAGEIDAAFAPDDLADFLLSSWQGAILRMKVDRGPQALERFKTIAFQTVFREVNNERS from the coding sequence ATGGCAAAAGAATCTCTCCGCGACAAAATCCTCGAAGCCGGACTGAAGGTGATGTTCCGGTCCGGCTATTCCGGCTCCGGCGTTCGCGACATCGTCGCCGAGGCTGGCGCGCCGCAGGGTTCCTTCACCAACCATTTCCGATCGAAGGAGGCCTTCGCGGGCGCGGTGCTCGACCGCTACTTCGCTCATACGCGCGAGCTTGTGAGCCAGGCGCTCGATGATCGCAGCCTGACGCCGCGCGCGCGTATCAGGCGCTATCTCGACATCATCGCCTTGCGCCTCGAAGGCGATGCTTACGCCCGCGGCTGCCTCATCGGCGATTTGAGTCTGGAGACGTCGGCGACCAGCGAGGCGCTGCGCGAACGTCTCGCCGCGATCTTCCTCGAATGGCGTCAGCCTTTCGCCGCCTGCATCGCCGAAGCGCAGATGGCCGGCGAAATCGATGCGGCGTTCGCTCCTGATGATCTCGCCGATTTCCTCCTTTCGTCATGGCAGGGCGCAATCCTGCGCATGAAGGTCGATCGCGGGCCGCAGGCGCTCGAACGATTCAAGACCATCGCATTCCAGACTGTCTTCAGGGAGGTGAACAATGAACGCTCATGA